A portion of the Pseudarthrobacter defluvii genome contains these proteins:
- a CDS encoding HU family DNA-binding protein has product MAKNRSELVAEVAGKAGTSQAAVNSVLDALFEVFETSVAAGEKITIPGWLAVERTDRAARTGRNPQTGETIQIAAGHSVKLTAGSKLKAAVSKK; this is encoded by the coding sequence ATGGCTAAGAACCGTAGTGAACTTGTTGCAGAGGTAGCAGGCAAGGCCGGCACCAGCCAGGCTGCCGTTAACTCCGTCCTCGATGCACTGTTCGAGGTTTTCGAGACCTCTGTCGCCGCCGGCGAGAAGATCACCATCCCGGGCTGGCTCGCAGTTGAGCGCACCGACCGTGCAGCCCGCACCGGCCGCAACCCGCAGACCGGCGAGACCATCCAGATTGCAGCAGGCCACAGCGTGAAGCTGACCGCCGGCTCCAAGCTGAAGGCTGCAGTCTCCAAGAAGTAG
- a CDS encoding LacI family DNA-binding transcriptional regulator: MTPRTSGPAGRRATILDVAAAAGVSRQTVTRAMNGMTGISQETRERVQKLAAELGYTPSRFAKGLVQGARISVGLAIPDLTNPYFPAFASSVVEAATSRGWNVVVDDYGHGSGSAVDAAARLAPQVDALIGYLAPHSDEAQDIMGRRPVVALDSPGAGTAGGIAFDFHHAARLALTHLASRGCRNIAFLDSDQGGPPSGRSAAAAAVAAEAGIRLTRLQAQPSADAARLAAAGLALAAGDRPDGILAFNDLMAAGVLKALQEAGVAVPGDCAVMGMDGIPLGELITPELTTLSLDLRAVGRAAVGLLDGLLSGSIPERSPEAYLTLQHQLVLRQSA; the protein is encoded by the coding sequence ATGACCCCCCGAACCTCCGGCCCCGCGGGCAGGCGCGCCACCATCCTGGACGTCGCGGCTGCAGCCGGCGTATCCCGCCAGACCGTGACCCGTGCCATGAACGGCATGACAGGCATCAGCCAGGAGACCAGGGAACGGGTCCAGAAGCTCGCCGCGGAGCTCGGCTACACCCCCAGCCGCTTTGCAAAGGGACTGGTGCAGGGCGCCCGGATCTCCGTCGGCCTCGCGATCCCCGATCTGACCAACCCCTATTTCCCTGCCTTTGCCTCCAGCGTGGTCGAGGCGGCCACCTCCCGCGGCTGGAATGTGGTGGTTGACGACTACGGCCACGGCAGCGGAAGTGCCGTGGACGCTGCAGCGCGGCTGGCACCCCAAGTGGACGCGCTGATTGGATATCTTGCGCCCCATTCCGATGAAGCCCAGGACATCATGGGCCGTCGTCCCGTCGTCGCCCTTGATTCGCCGGGCGCGGGTACCGCTGGCGGCATTGCTTTTGATTTCCACCACGCAGCCCGGCTCGCCCTCACGCACCTGGCGTCCCGGGGTTGCCGGAACATCGCCTTCCTGGACTCGGACCAGGGCGGCCCTCCCAGCGGCCGCAGCGCGGCTGCAGCAGCTGTGGCGGCTGAGGCCGGCATTCGGCTCACCCGCCTGCAAGCCCAGCCCTCGGCGGATGCGGCCAGGCTGGCCGCTGCCGGTCTGGCGCTGGCCGCCGGCGACCGGCCGGACGGTATCCTCGCCTTCAATGACCTCATGGCCGCCGGAGTGCTGAAGGCCCTGCAGGAAGCAGGCGTAGCTGTTCCCGGCGACTGTGCGGTCATGGGCATGGATGGAATACCGCTGGGGGAACTCATAACGCCCGAGCTGACCACCCTGTCCCTGGACCTGCGCGCGGTGGGGCGGGCCGCCGTCGGACTCCTGGATGGGCTGCTGTCCGGCTCAATCCCGGAGCGCAGCCCTGAGGCCTACCTGACCCTTCAGCACCAGCTGGTCCTCCGTCAATCGGCCTGA
- a CDS encoding glycoside hydrolase family 2 TIM barrel-domain containing protein, whose protein sequence is MSVHTPAATAGAHSGRAAANASRSLELGGVDVAELASLEPGRGSLPGRAYLLSDAARFSLNGDWLFRLSPGIRTAPQDGWQQGGDLAGFTTLPVPSSWNMHGHGSPAYTNVQFPFPVEPPHVPDANPIGDHVVTFDAGPEFFPQALLRFDGIDNAGTVWLNGVELGTTRGSRLAHEFDVSGVLVEGTNTLAVRVAQFSAASYVEDQDMWWLPGIFRDVTLQARPADGIDDVFVHADYDPGTGEGTLRIEVTRAGQPVDAVVRVPGLGLELLAGTEQRVPGVEPWSAEIPRLYDATVSTPGETVSLQLGFRSITIEDAQFKVNGRRILLRGVNRHEHHPRLGRAVPREVMEAELRLMKQHNINAIRTSHYPPHPEFLALADQLGFYVVLECDLETHGFHSAGWAQNPSDDPQWEAALLDRMQRTVERDKNHPSVIMWSLGNEAGTGRNLAAMSRWTKDRDPSRPIHYEGDWSSPDVDVYSRMYASQAETALIGQGVEPALEDAGLDARRRAMPFVLCEYVHAMGNGPGGMSEYQELFEKYPRLMGGFVWEWLEHGITVPTPGGGEHFAYGGDFGEEVHDGNFVTDGLVDANRNPRPGLLDFKKVIEPLHIDVPPSWAGFTVRNGQDFADTSAFRFQYMVEADGVTQREGTLPVTPLTPQSQAAVELPAEVGEFAAGLSEDANAVLTVSAVLAADTAWAGEGHEIAWGQAPRFAPLGKGVPASDSVEVGDGELRLGAAVFDRATGMPTSIGGLPVEKLALVLWWPPTDNDLGREWGGADPRPLATQWKDAGLDRLHARLLGITAESTEDGGERLRVSTRVAAADKQFGVLVDYLWTSSAGSLALRTQVKPVGDWVNAGFDVEWARIGLELVLGAETGSVGWFGQGLHQSYPDTGQGARTGWFESTPAGLDVEYVRPQESGARSGVRSAVLEAGGRQLHISGEPFSLTVRPYGLDVLAAANHRPDLAPDGRTYVYLDHARRGVGTAACGPGVLEPYRLKPREADFEVVLRVE, encoded by the coding sequence ATGTCTGTGCACACCCCTGCCGCAACAGCCGGCGCCCACTCCGGTCGGGCGGCAGCAAATGCTTCCCGCAGCCTCGAACTAGGTGGCGTGGACGTCGCCGAACTCGCCTCACTCGAACCGGGCCGGGGCAGCCTTCCTGGGCGTGCCTATCTGTTGTCGGACGCAGCGCGGTTCTCCCTGAACGGTGACTGGCTGTTCCGCCTGAGCCCGGGAATCCGGACAGCCCCCCAGGACGGGTGGCAGCAGGGCGGGGACCTGGCCGGCTTCACCACCCTTCCCGTGCCGTCCAGCTGGAACATGCACGGCCACGGATCGCCGGCCTACACCAACGTCCAGTTCCCGTTCCCGGTGGAACCGCCCCACGTGCCGGACGCCAACCCGATCGGCGATCACGTGGTGACCTTTGACGCCGGCCCTGAGTTCTTCCCGCAGGCGCTGCTGCGTTTTGACGGCATCGATAACGCCGGAACCGTATGGCTGAACGGCGTGGAGCTGGGCACCACCCGGGGGAGCCGGCTGGCCCATGAGTTCGACGTCTCGGGGGTCCTTGTCGAAGGCACCAACACATTGGCGGTCCGTGTGGCGCAGTTCTCCGCCGCAAGTTATGTGGAGGATCAGGACATGTGGTGGCTCCCGGGGATCTTCCGGGACGTGACACTTCAAGCCCGGCCGGCGGACGGCATCGATGATGTGTTTGTCCACGCCGACTATGACCCGGGCACGGGCGAAGGAACCCTCCGCATTGAGGTGACCCGGGCCGGACAGCCGGTTGACGCCGTCGTACGTGTTCCTGGACTTGGCCTTGAACTGCTCGCGGGCACGGAGCAGCGTGTTCCCGGCGTGGAGCCCTGGTCCGCGGAAATCCCCCGCCTTTACGATGCAACGGTCAGCACGCCCGGCGAGACGGTCTCGCTCCAGCTGGGCTTCCGGAGCATCACCATCGAAGACGCCCAGTTCAAGGTGAACGGACGCCGCATCCTGCTGCGTGGCGTGAACCGCCATGAGCACCATCCCCGGCTTGGCCGCGCGGTGCCAAGGGAGGTGATGGAAGCGGAACTGCGGCTGATGAAGCAGCACAACATCAATGCCATTCGGACCTCGCACTACCCGCCGCACCCCGAATTCCTGGCGCTGGCGGACCAGTTGGGTTTCTACGTGGTCCTTGAATGCGACCTCGAAACCCACGGCTTCCACAGTGCCGGCTGGGCGCAAAACCCCAGCGATGACCCGCAGTGGGAGGCTGCGCTGCTGGACCGGATGCAGCGGACGGTCGAGCGCGACAAGAACCATCCGTCGGTGATCATGTGGTCGCTGGGCAACGAAGCGGGCACGGGACGGAATCTTGCGGCGATGTCACGTTGGACCAAGGACCGGGACCCATCGCGGCCCATCCACTACGAAGGCGACTGGTCCTCGCCTGACGTGGATGTCTACTCCCGGATGTATGCGAGCCAGGCCGAGACGGCACTCATAGGGCAGGGCGTCGAGCCCGCCCTCGAGGACGCCGGACTCGACGCCCGCCGCCGCGCCATGCCGTTCGTGCTGTGCGAATACGTGCACGCCATGGGCAACGGGCCGGGCGGCATGAGTGAGTACCAGGAGCTCTTCGAAAAGTACCCCCGGCTGATGGGCGGTTTCGTCTGGGAGTGGCTGGAGCACGGAATCACGGTTCCCACCCCGGGCGGCGGCGAGCATTTCGCATATGGCGGGGACTTCGGCGAGGAGGTCCACGACGGAAACTTCGTCACGGACGGGTTGGTGGACGCCAACCGCAATCCCCGGCCCGGGCTTTTGGACTTCAAGAAGGTGATTGAACCGCTGCACATCGACGTCCCGCCGTCCTGGGCCGGCTTCACTGTCCGGAACGGGCAGGACTTCGCGGACACCTCAGCTTTCCGCTTCCAGTACATGGTGGAGGCCGACGGCGTGACACAGCGTGAGGGAACGTTGCCCGTTACGCCGCTGACGCCTCAGTCCCAGGCGGCTGTGGAGTTGCCAGCCGAGGTTGGAGAGTTTGCGGCGGGGCTGTCGGAGGATGCGAACGCAGTACTTACCGTCAGTGCCGTGCTGGCCGCAGACACCGCCTGGGCCGGTGAAGGCCACGAGATCGCCTGGGGGCAGGCGCCCCGCTTCGCTCCCCTGGGCAAGGGAGTGCCGGCGAGCGACTCGGTGGAGGTGGGAGACGGGGAACTGCGGCTCGGTGCTGCTGTATTCGACCGGGCCACGGGCATGCCTACCTCGATCGGCGGACTGCCGGTTGAGAAGCTTGCCCTGGTCCTGTGGTGGCCGCCGACCGACAACGACCTTGGGCGGGAATGGGGCGGCGCGGACCCGCGCCCACTTGCCACCCAGTGGAAGGACGCGGGACTTGACCGATTGCACGCCCGCCTGCTGGGGATCACCGCGGAGTCAACGGAGGACGGCGGTGAGCGCCTTCGCGTGAGCACGCGGGTCGCTGCGGCGGACAAGCAGTTCGGGGTACTGGTGGACTACCTGTGGACCAGCAGTGCCGGATCGCTGGCGCTTCGGACACAGGTCAAACCTGTAGGGGACTGGGTCAACGCGGGCTTCGACGTGGAGTGGGCCCGCATCGGCCTCGAGCTAGTCCTGGGTGCAGAGACCGGCTCTGTGGGGTGGTTCGGCCAAGGTCTCCACCAGAGCTACCCGGACACCGGCCAGGGCGCACGCACCGGATGGTTCGAATCGACCCCCGCGGGCCTGGATGTTGAGTATGTCCGCCCCCAAGAATCCGGCGCTCGATCAGGTGTGCGATCCGCCGTCCTGGAGGCCGGGGGAAGGCAACTGCATATCTCCGGCGAGCCATTCTCGCTGACCGTTCGGCCCTATGGTCTGGACGTTCTTGCCGCTGCAAACCATAGGCCTGACCTTGCGCCGGACGGCCGCACTTACGTTTACCTGGATCATGCCCGTAGGGGCGTGGGGACCGCAGCCTGCGGGCCGGGGGTGCTGGAGCCCTACCGGCTGAAGCCCCGGGAGGCTGACTTCGAAGTGGTCCTGCGCGTGGAGTAG